The genomic DNA AGGCCGCGCGACGGAGTCACTCGGCTGGTTCGGCAAGGCGGTCCTCATCGTGGCGGCGGTCGCCATCAACGCGGTCATCTGCCTGTATGCCTTCCGGGTGACCACCGCGCGCCACCTGACCTACCGCCAGGTGCTGCCGGGTGCGCTGACGGCCGCGGTGATCTGGCAGCTGCTCCAGTCGTTCGGCGCGAGCTACGTCTCGCACGTCACCAAGAACGCCAGCGCCACCAACAGCGTCTTCGCGTTGGTGCTTGGCCTGCTGGCGTTCCTGTTCCTGGTCTCGGTGAGCCTCGTCATGTGCGCGGAGATCAACGTGGTGAAGGTCGACCGGCTACACCCGCGTGCGCTGCTGACCCCGTTCACCGATCACGTCGACCTCACGCCGGCCGACCGCAAGACCTACGCGCGCAAGGCAAAAGCCGAGCGCGTCAAGGGCTTTCAGCGTGTCAGCGTGCGCTTCGATCCGCAGCGCGACCCGGTGTCGACGGATGACGCGGTGCAGCACGACGCCGAGACGGCCGATCCGTCGAAGTGATCGGCGCGCTTGCAGGCGAGCCTGGAGTCGGCGGCACGCCGTGTGCCACCCCGTTCGCGGCGTGAACACCAGCGGCGAAGCGGACCATGGTTCGTAGCGCGTTGCGGCGCAAGGACACGAGGCGGGTTTCGTTGAGCATGACTCCAGCTTTGCCTTGCTGGAGCGCGTGAACGAGTGGCCCTAGCGCCGCGTATCGCTAAGATAGTGCCATGCACACGGTGTCGATCCTCGCCTACGACCGGATGTCGGGTTTCGAATCCGGTCTCGCCGCGGAGATCTTCGGCATGACCGAGCTGTCCGAGGCGTTCTCGGCAGGCATCGCGCGGCCTTGGTACACCGTGCGACTGTGCGCCGAGACGCCCGAGATCGGGATGATCGGCGGCGCGACGCTGACGACTCCGTACGGACTGTCGGACCTCGCGGCCGCCGACACCGTCATCATCCCGAGCGTCCGCGACGTGAACGTGCCGCCCTCACCGGAGCTGCTCGAGGCGATCCGCGCGGCGCACGACCGCGGCGCCCGGCTGGTGTCGATCTGCTCCGGCGCGTTCGCACTGGCCGCCGCGGGCGTGCTCGCCGGGCGTTCGGCCACCACCCACTGGATCTACGCCGACCTGCTCAGGACGCGCCACCCCATGGTGACCGTCGATCCCGCACCGCTGTACGTCGACGAGGGATCGGTGCTCACCAGCGCGGGATGTGCTGCGGGACTTGACCTCTGCTTGCATCTGGTGCGATCGGACCACGGGGCCAAGGTGGCCAACGACGTGGCGCGGCGCCTGGTGGTCGCGCCGCACCGGGCCGGCGGTCAGGCCCAGTTCGTCGACAGCCCGGTGCCCGAGCCGACGACGGACGGCCGCATCGCGGCCAGCATGGAGTGGGCGCTGGAACACCTCGATCGCCCGATCACCCTGGACGAGATGGCCGGCCGTTCGTCGATGTCGAGGCGGACCTACCTCCGCCAGTTCGCCAGTGCCACCGGCACCACGCCGATCAAGTGGCTGATCGAGCAACGCATTCAGGCCAGCCTGGCGCTGCTGGAGTCGTCGTCGCTGTCGATCGAGCAGGTCGCCGCGCGGGTGGGGTTCGAGTCACCCGTGACCTACCGCCACCACTTCGGACGCAGCGTGAAGACGACGCCGAGCGACTATCGCAACTGCTTCGCCGAGCGCTCGGCCTAGCCGCCGCCACCTTCCTCGGCGGGCAGCGGTGGGGGCAGCGGCGCGGTCTTGGTCGGCGACGTCGAGGGTGTCGTAGAGGTGGTGCTGCCCGGGGTGTGGAAGTCGACCCACGGTTCCTCGCGGATGACCTTCTCACCGATGCTGATGATCAAGGACTTCGCGGCAACGGTGTACTCGACGCCCTCGTTCTCCGCGACGAACGCCCCGCTGTCGGTCCGCTCGGCGGACAGGATCAGTCTCGCGCCGTCGCGCACCCGCACGCCGCGGTACTGATAGTCCCCATCGGGGCCCGCACAGATCGCCACGCGCGAGGCCTCGGTGCTGCCGAACTCGATCGCGGTGTTCGTCGAGCTGCACCGGGCCGTCGAATCGAGGTAGCCCTGATCGTCGAAGTCCGGCGCCGCGGCTGCGGAGGGGACACCGAGCGCCAGAAGGGTCAGACCCGCCGCGGCGGCCAAGGGAATTCGGAAGCAAGACATCACCGTCCACCAGACCACGGACGGTCCGGTTACGCGAGCGTTGATACCGAACCGCGATGCCTTCGTTTCCTCCGGTGCACACGTCCGGCGCCCGACACCGCGCGCATATCCTGACGCCGTCCACCTCACGTTCGGGGCGGCCGGTGCGTCTACGGGGTGATGACGACGAAGATTCCGTTCGAGCGGGCGATGGCAGACCACGGGCCGACCGTGCTGCGGGTGTGCACCGCGGTGCTCGGACCAGGCCCCGACGCCGAGGACGCCTACTCCGAGGCGTTCCTCTCCGCGCTGCGGCGGTGGCCGGACCTCGCCGACGACACCAACGTCGAGGCGTGGCTGGTCCGGGTCGCGCAGCGCAAGGCCGTCGACGTCATCCGCGCACGGGCACGCCGCGCCATCCCCAGCGCGGCGGTCCCGGACCGCGAGCCCACCGTCACCGACGACGCCGAGGTGTGGCACGTCGTCGCGAAACTGCCGGAGCGACAGCGCCTTGCCGTCGCCTACCACTATCTCGGCGGACTGCCGCACACCGAGACGGCCGAGCTGACGGGCAGCACGCCCGCAGCGGTACGCCGTGCCGCCGCCGACGGCATCAAGGCGCTGCGAAGCGCACTCGCCGACCACTCGAAGGACACGCCATGAACGCCACCGAACTGTTCCCCATCGATCCCCGGGCACTCGACGCCCTGCACGACCGGGTGGTCGAGGCCGCCCGACGCGACGGACTACTCGACGTCGCCTACCGCACCGTCGACACGCCGGTGGGCCCCCTGCTGCTCGCAGCGACGGATGCCGGGCTGGTGCGGGTCGCCTACGAGCGCGAGGACTTCGACGCGGTGCTCGGCACCCTCGCCGAGCGGCTGAGCCCCCGGATCCTGCGCAGCCCGGCGCGACTCGACGACGCAGCCCGCCAGCTCGACGAGTACTTCGCCGGCCACCGACGGGCGTTCGACCTACGCCTCGACCACGCCCTGTCCGCAGGATTCCGCAGAACCGTGCAGGGCTGGCTGCCCGACATCGCCTACGGCCACACCGCCACGTACGGCGAGGTCGCGGCGGCAGTCGGGAATCCAAAGGCCGTCCGCGCGGTGGGCAGCGCATGCGCCACCAACCCGCTGCCGGTGGTCGTGCCGTGCCATCGCGTGCTTCGCAGCGACGGCAGCCTCGGCGGCTACGTGGGCGGACCGCAAGCCAAGACCACACTGCTGACGCTGGAGCGGGCGGCATGACCGACGCGTGGGCGCAACGGGTTGCCGACGCCGATTGGCAGGCGATCACGGCCGACGTCGACGAACACGGCGGAGCCCTGCTGCCGCCGCCGTCCGAGGCCGCCGAGCTGCGCGCCGAGTACGAGGCCGACCGGTTCCGCAGCACCGTCGACATGGCGCGCTACCGGTTTGGCTCGGGTGAATACAAGTACTTCGCCACGCCCTACCCAGAGCCGCTCGAGCGGCTCAAGCAGGCGCTCTATCCGCGCCTGCTGCCCATCGCCAGGGACTGGTGGGCCAGGCTGGGGCGTCCATCGCCGTGGCCCGATCACCTCGACGGCTGGCTGGCCGCCTGCCATGCGGCCGGGCAGACGAAGTCCACGGCGATCCTGCTGAAGTACGGTCCGGGAGACTGGAACGCACTCCATCGAGATCTATACGGCGACATGATCTTTCCGTTGCAGGTGGTCGTCAACCTGAGCGAACCGGGCGTCGACCACACCGGCGGGGAGTTCCTGCTCCTCGAGCAGCGCCCCCGCGCGCAATCACGCGGATCGTCGTTCACGATTCCCCGCGGCCACGGCTTCGTGTTCACCACCCGTGAGCGGCCAGTGCGGTCCAGTCGCGGATGGTCGGCGGCCCCGGTACGTCACGGCGTGTCGACGGTGCGTTCCGGCCTGCGGTTCACGCTCGGGCTGGTGTTCCACGACGCCGCCTGACCCACCGGGGCCGCCATTCCAGAGCACCCGCTCTGTTATGGTTCTGCGATGCCACGGCCGCGGGTGCACGACCTCGAGCACGTGCTCGACGTCGCCGAGCGACTAGCAGTCGCCGAAGGGCCTGGCGCCGTGACGATCCGCGCGCTGTCGGAAGCGACCTCGGTGTCGAACGGCGCGCTCTATCACGCATTCGGGACGCGGGCGGGCCTGCTCGGCCGGGCGTGGGTGCGAGCGGCGGAGCGGTTCCTCGAACTCCAACGCACCGCCGTGGAGCAGGCCCTGGGCGAAGCCGACACGGACGGGGATGCAACGGAGGCCGTCGTCGCCGCCGCGCTGTGTCCCGCGTGGTTCCTCGAGCAGAACCCGACGTCGGCTCGATTCCTGCTCACCGTTCGGCGCGAGGAACTCCTCCGGTCGGGAGACGTGCCTGCCGACGTCGCCGACGAGCTACGCAGGCTCGACGACGCGCTCGGTGCGATCTTCGTCGGGTTGGCGCTTCGTCTCTGGGACCGCGAGGACAAGCGCGCCCTCGCACTCGTCCGTGACTGCGTCGTCCACCTGCCCACCGCACTGCTGTTGCGGGGCAACCGGATTGGCGATCGCGCAGCACGAGACCGGCTCGCCGCGGCAGTCCGCGCAGTACTGACCATCCCGCCGTCCACCCGCTAGACCAGACCGATCACGACCCAGAAGGAACCGACATGACCTCGACCCTGCAGTACCAGGACACGATCGCCGTGCTGACCCTCGGCGAGGACGAGAACCGCTTCTCCCCCGACTGGCTCGACGCCGTCGACGCGCAGTTGGACGACGTCGTGGCCAACGCGCAGGCACTGATCACCACCGGCGTCGGAAAGTTCTACTCCAACGGCCTGGACCTCGAGTGGCTCGGCGCCCACGGCGACCGACTGCAGTGGTACGTCGGCCGGGTGCAGAGTCTGTTCTCCCGGATTCTGACGTTCCCGCTACCCACGGTCGCTGCCATCAACGGCCATGCCTTCGGCGCGGGGTCGATGCTGGCCGTGGCCCACGACTACCGGTTCATGCGCAACGACCGCGGCTACTTCTGCTTCCCCGAGGTGGACATCAACATCCCCTTCACTCCGGGGATGGCCGCCCTCATCCAGGCCAAGTTGCTACCGCAGACCGCGGTCACCGCCATGACGACCGGCCACCGCTACGGCGGCGAGGAGGCGCACGTCGCCGGGATCGTCGACGGAACCGCACCGGAGGCCGACCTGGTCGGCGCTGCCGTCGACCGAGTGCAGCCGATTCTCGGGAAGGATCAGGG from Mycolicibacterium arabiense includes the following:
- a CDS encoding YihY/virulence factor BrkB family protein produces the protein MVEWLDRLQRRHRGIGFAVGVVYKYVDDQGGYLAALITYYAFVSLFPLLLLLTTALGVVLAGHPDLQQQVLQTALTQFPVIGSQLERPEQLSGGTVAVVVGIAGAIYGGLGVGQAVQNAMDTVWAVPRNDRRDPIRSRLRSLVLLLVLGTAAFTATGLSAAGRATESLGWFGKAVLIVAAVAINAVICLYAFRVTTARHLTYRQVLPGALTAAVIWQLLQSFGASYVSHVTKNASATNSVFALVLGLLAFLFLVSVSLVMCAEINVVKVDRLHPRALLTPFTDHVDLTPADRKTYARKAKAERVKGFQRVSVRFDPQRDPVSTDDAVQHDAETADPSK
- a CDS encoding helix-turn-helix domain-containing protein codes for the protein MHTVSILAYDRMSGFESGLAAEIFGMTELSEAFSAGIARPWYTVRLCAETPEIGMIGGATLTTPYGLSDLAAADTVIIPSVRDVNVPPSPELLEAIRAAHDRGARLVSICSGAFALAAAGVLAGRSATTHWIYADLLRTRHPMVTVDPAPLYVDEGSVLTSAGCAAGLDLCLHLVRSDHGAKVANDVARRLVVAPHRAGGQAQFVDSPVPEPTTDGRIAASMEWALEHLDRPITLDEMAGRSSMSRRTYLRQFASATGTTPIKWLIEQRIQASLALLESSSLSIEQVAARVGFESPVTYRHHFGRSVKTTPSDYRNCFAERSA
- a CDS encoding RNA polymerase sigma factor: MTTKIPFERAMADHGPTVLRVCTAVLGPGPDAEDAYSEAFLSALRRWPDLADDTNVEAWLVRVAQRKAVDVIRARARRAIPSAAVPDREPTVTDDAEVWHVVAKLPERQRLAVAYHYLGGLPHTETAELTGSTPAAVRRAAADGIKALRSALADHSKDTP
- a CDS encoding methylated-DNA--[protein]-cysteine S-methyltransferase — encoded protein: MNATELFPIDPRALDALHDRVVEAARRDGLLDVAYRTVDTPVGPLLLAATDAGLVRVAYEREDFDAVLGTLAERLSPRILRSPARLDDAARQLDEYFAGHRRAFDLRLDHALSAGFRRTVQGWLPDIAYGHTATYGEVAAAVGNPKAVRAVGSACATNPLPVVVPCHRVLRSDGSLGGYVGGPQAKTTLLTLERAA
- a CDS encoding 2OG-Fe(II) oxygenase; protein product: MTDAWAQRVADADWQAITADVDEHGGALLPPPSEAAELRAEYEADRFRSTVDMARYRFGSGEYKYFATPYPEPLERLKQALYPRLLPIARDWWARLGRPSPWPDHLDGWLAACHAAGQTKSTAILLKYGPGDWNALHRDLYGDMIFPLQVVVNLSEPGVDHTGGEFLLLEQRPRAQSRGSSFTIPRGHGFVFTTRERPVRSSRGWSAAPVRHGVSTVRSGLRFTLGLVFHDAA
- a CDS encoding TetR/AcrR family transcriptional regulator, producing the protein MPRPRVHDLEHVLDVAERLAVAEGPGAVTIRALSEATSVSNGALYHAFGTRAGLLGRAWVRAAERFLELQRTAVEQALGEADTDGDATEAVVAAALCPAWFLEQNPTSARFLLTVRREELLRSGDVPADVADELRRLDDALGAIFVGLALRLWDREDKRALALVRDCVVHLPTALLLRGNRIGDRAARDRLAAAVRAVLTIPPSTR
- a CDS encoding enoyl-CoA hydratase-related protein, producing MTSTLQYQDTIAVLTLGEDENRFSPDWLDAVDAQLDDVVANAQALITTGVGKFYSNGLDLEWLGAHGDRLQWYVGRVQSLFSRILTFPLPTVAAINGHAFGAGSMLAVAHDYRFMRNDRGYFCFPEVDINIPFTPGMAALIQAKLLPQTAVTAMTTGHRYGGEEAHVAGIVDGTAPEADLVGAAVDRVQPILGKDQGTLGAIKTTMYAAVTDALRVEQ